In a genomic window of Jaculus jaculus isolate mJacJac1 chromosome 8, mJacJac1.mat.Y.cur, whole genome shotgun sequence:
- the Snrpb2 gene encoding U2 small nuclear ribonucleoprotein B'' — MDIRPNHTIYINNMNDKIKKEELKRSLYALFSQFGHVVDIVALKTMKMRGQAFVIFKELGSSTNALRQLQGFPFYGKPMRIQYAKTDSDIISKMRGTFADKEKKKEKKKAKAVEQTAAAANKKPGQGAPNAANAQGNSTPNPQVPDYPPNYILFLNNLPEETNEMMLSMLFNQFPGFKEVRLVPGRHDIAFVEFENDGQAGAARDALQGFKITPSHAMKITYAKK, encoded by the exons ATGGATATCAGACCAAATCATACGATTTATATCAATAATATGAATGACAAGATTAAAAAAGAAG AATTGAAGAGGTCCCTGTATGCCCTGTTTTCTCAGTTTGGTCATGTGGTAGACATTGTGGCTTTGAAGACCATGAAGATGAGAGGGCAGGCCTTTGTAATATTCAAGGAACTGGGCTCCTCCACAAATGCTTTGAGACAGTTACAAGGATTTCCATTTTATGGTAAACCAATG CGAATCCAGTATGCAAAGACAGATTCTGATATAATATCTAAAATGCGTGGCACTTTTGctgacaaggaaaagaaaaaggaaaagaaaaaagccaaagcTGTGGAACAGACTGCGGCAGCAGCCAACAAAAAGCCGGGGCAG GGAGCACCAAATGCAGCTAATGCCCAAGGGAATTCAACACCAAACCCtcag gttCCTGATTACCCTCCAAACTACATTTTATTCCTTAATAACTTACCAGAAGAGACTAATGAGATGATGTTGTCCATGCTGTTTAATCA GTTCCCTGGTTTCAAGGAAGTACGTTTGGTACCTGGGAGGCATGACATTGCTTTTGTTGAATTTGAAAATGATGGGCAAGCTGGAGCAGCTAGAGATGCTTTGCAAGGGTTTAAGATCACACCATCTCATGCCATGAAAATCACTTATGCCAAGAAATAA